From Paenibacillus sp. PvR098:
CGCCACCGTAGGCTTCAATCCGGATCAAACGGTAGGACCGGGCTGCAGTATCACGTACCGATGGTATGTTGATTTGGAGCTAGGCTCCTGCAATCTTTGGGATATGGCGGATTTGCGTAACCACCGGCACCATGGTGCGTTCGGCATTCTGATCATAGAACCTAGAGGCTCTAAATACCTGGACCCTGTTACCCGTAAAGAAGCGGTCACAGGAAGCCAGATGATTATCTCCAATCCGCTCCTTGGAGAGTTTCGTGAATTCGTCCTCCTCATGCACGACGGCGTAAGGCTGGTTGACAGAGAAGGGAATCTCATCCTCGATCCGGAACCGCCGATTCTCATGGACAATGCGGAAGCGGATATCGAAGACTTCGAGGACCAAGGCTCTCGCGGGTTCAACTATCGGGCCGAGCGATTTAGACACCGGTTATTGCGAAACCCAGACATTGCGAAAGTATTCAGCTCTAAAGTTCATGGCGATCCATCCACCCCTGTTTTTCTGGCTTATGCAGGGGATCCGGTGACGGTTCGTTTCGTGTTTCCTTCCGACAGGGCGCGTGCCCACGCCTTTGTAATGCATGGGCACGAATGGTATCGCAGCTCTGACGATTTGAATTCAACGGTGGTAAGCGTACGCGGCCAAAACACGGTAGGTTCCTCAGACGATATTTATCTTGGTTACGGAGCAGGCAGCATGTTCAATATTCCGGGTGACTATATGTACCGGTCAGGCAATATTCGGTGGGATGTGGAGTTAGGGCTTTGGGGATTCATTCGCGTGCTGGGTGAACACTGTCATTTCTTGGCGCCATTGAAAGATTCCCGTATAGTCCAGCTTGCAGCTCCTCCGGCGAATTCGGATGGGACTCTGTCTAGTAACGTGAAGAAGGAGACTAGGGAGACATTTCAGGAGGTGATTAACAATGACGAAACAACGGTTCAAAGACGTCAGCCCTGGCGTGCCTTGTCCCGAATCATCAACCATATCCGTACCTGACACTTTGGATTGTTCCTGTCCGAGGCCCATCACGACACGGCGCTTCCCATCGCCGAACAGTCCGCTTCGACCCAAAGATCTCGAACGATTGAAGGAAAGCATCGAAGCAGCTAATGAGCTGCTTCGCACCCTTGGCAATCCTCGAGAGCCGGATAATCTCAGAGAGCTGCAGCTGCATTTTCGTACTCTTCGCGGTGTAATGGTGAGAATATCCGTCGACTGTACGGACGCAGTCATTCATTTGGTTGGCCGGGTGGAAGACGCGGGGAGGGACTTCCTTCAAATCAATGCAGTTGGGCAGCAGGTGTTTGTTTTATATGATCGGATATGCCTTATCCACCAAGAAGAGTGCAAGGATTCTATCGTGGACACCCAGGAATTACGGGATGCGGATGCATGCCTTCGTCGCGACCTTGTTTTGCATTTCGGAAGTTTTGTATCCGGTAATCCATACCTGATGAATTTGTTCTTCGGGCTTCCGCTCCATTGGTATTTGCTGCAGTTTGTATGCTGTGAGGTTGTAGTGCATAAAGTAGGGGAAGAGGGTCCGATACGCGGAATATTGGTCGGATCGGACAAAGAACAGGTTATCCAAATTCAAAAAGGTAATAAACTGGAGCAAATCAAATGCAGTGAAATCTGCTATCTGACGATATGAAAAAAGCCCGTTATCCACGGGCTTTTTTCATGAATAACATAAGGTTTAACGCTTTAAGATACGGTCATAGAGTCTGAGGGAAAGATTCAGCATATAGGGAACCGTCATCTTTATTCTTCTAAGCTTAATGTAATCCACGTCACGCAGATTCACGTCGAATCTGTTTTTTGCGTTTTGCAGGGAAAGCGTTCCAGATGCTGCATAAACGATTTTGCCGGAATGCATAGTCTCATTAGCCGTAACCGTTACACTTGCTCCTTTCCAGCTTTGGAGACTGGTTTGGAGCGAATCCTCGTAAAATTGCTGTTTTAAGATATCGTGCCCGCCTACCGTTTTGCCAAATTGAGTAAGCAGCCTTCTTCTTAGTTGTTCATCAAATACAACATGTTGATGTGTATTGGAAACATCAGGAAGACCGGCAGGGATATTGGAGGATTGAATACTGCGATAGGGAATCCAAATTCGGTTCCATAGCGTAGTCAGGACAACAAAGTCCCTGCCTATATTCGCCACCTTCCCTAAAGTATGCTGTTTATGAGCTCCGATGCTTGACACAATCTCAACCCGCTGATTTCGTTTGTGCTTAAAAAATTTGATTAGCATCAGGTTTTTTTTCTGACGGGGTAAAGATTCGCTTAATTTCTGCAGGTTCACGTCATGGATATATTTTTGAAGCATTTTTAATTCGTAATCCGGCAGTGGACTGGCCGGGGAGGTATACTTTTCTTCTTCACGATTTGGACGGTCGGGTGATTTTTCCATGATAAAGAGACCACCTTCCTTTCTTCATAGATTATTTGCTTGCTGCAACATTAGTACCTGTCAAACACCCGTTTTCTAGGTTATAAGCACACATTGGGTACTATACCTCATAAAGTGATAGGAGGGCGATGGGATGATCTCTTTGTATTGGGTTATTTTACTCAGCTATTTTATCGTAGGTGCGGGAGCGTATATTTATTTAATGAAATCCCGGTATTTGATAGGCTATCATCTTGGAATGAATATCGCGATGACGGCTAGCGGGGTGATCGGATTAGCGGTAGGGACTGTGCTCGGCTCCCAATTTCCTTCCCACGAAAGCATGGTTACCGTGGTGACTACAGGTATAGCGGTCCTGACGGGTATCTTGTTCGGAGCGCTAGTGGATTACCAAACTCTCTTAACCGGCGTGTCAAGCGGTATCATGTCAGGTTTAATGGGGCCGATGCTTGGGCTGCATTCCTCGCAGCCATTTTTCTTAATTCTGCTTTGTACGTTGTTGGTTTTTATTTCTTTTGCTTTGCTATGTTTTTCTTTGAGGGTATAAAGGTATGCCGAAGCGAAGGGAGGGGGTGAGGCGGCTGATAAGGAGTCCATGTAGAAGTAAATTACACTTGCTGTACCGAGCAGCTCTGTGCTTTATGATGATGTTTTCGATCTTCCCCAAGGATACGTACTCACATGCATCTCTCGTTGCAGCCGATCCCTCTCCAGACAGTGAATGGATTTCTTCACCGCCGGAGATCCATTTGACTTTTAGTGAAAGAATCGACCAAGGGCTCTATTACCTCAAAGTATTTGACGATAAGGGCAACGAAGTGGCGGGTAATGAAGCGAGTGTAAGTGAAGATCGAATGGTCCTGCGATTAAGTTTGCCTACTCTGGCTAACGGAGTGTATACCGTATCTTACCGTATCATATCCGAGGACAGTCACCCCGTTCGCGGTACTTACATTATCTTTGTGGGCATCCCTCGTTCGAATGCGGATCATAGCGTCAGTAATCCGTCCTCTACACGGGGGTTTTCCGAGAGCATCATTTATGCGGCCAACGGCATTTATCTATTAAGCTATCTTCTCTTGATAGGCTGGATAGGCTGGGGAACTGTTTTTCGTCCTTTTACCGCGGTGGATGAATTAAGGAAGGGATACCTCCTTGGGACTCAGGTTATGCAGCAAATCCATTTGATGTCGTTAATCCTCCTCATGTTACTGTTGTCGAGAGATATCATATCTAGTTTGAAAGGTACGGAGGAGCTTAAGCTTCCGTTAGGATCGCTTTATGGTGTGACATGGATGGCGCTTCTGTTGCTTTCCATTACGGGGTTCTTCACGCTGCTGCGCTCCAAGGTATGGGACAGAATATGGGTCGTATTGATGGTAGGAGTCAAGAGCTTGAGTGGGCATGCGATTACCTTAGGCCCTCCGTTGGTTACTGTTCCGTTAAATGCCATTCATTTACTGGCGGCGGGGGTTTGGGTGGGCGGCCTCCTATTGATCGTGATGAATTGGCGCCGACACCAATTGTATATGCGTGTCTTTATAGCCTTATTTTCTCGAACGGCGATGATTTGTATCGCTTTATTATCTGTTTCGGGTATCGTCTCTGCCGAAATGTTCTTGCCTAAACTTAGGTATGTGCTGGAGACTCCATGGGGGCTGTTGATAGGTATTAAGTTGGCGCTTATATTAGGCGTTGCAGTGATAGGCGCTGTCTTAAACGTTTCTGTTAGACACAGCAGATTTATGAACATTAGCACGTGGTTGAAATGCGAAATCGGCCTAATGGTAGTCATCGTCATGGTGGTCGGTGTGTTGGTTCATCAGAAGCCGACTCCCGAGAATAAGCCTCTATTGTGGGAAGACGAGTGGAATCAAGCGCACATGTCCGCACAAATCGTTCCTAATATACCGGGGATCAAGAACCGATTTATTGTGGACATTGCCGTTTCCGATCCTGATGCTGAGCCCAAAAATATAGAAATGCGGTTGTATCCTCGAAGTCACCCGGAGATCGCTCCTATTCGAGTTCCGTTAAGTTATGAAGCTCATGATGATGGTGTCAATATTTATTCAACAGAAGGGGCATATGTGCCTTTTCCAGGCCGTTGGACCGTTGAGATCCGTATTCAAGATAAGGAAGATAACGAACAGGTTTATCGTCGTCAGATTGAGGTTTTTGCTCCTTAGACGCGAAAAATAAATAACCCTTTACCTAACCAAAAAACGCTAGGTGAAGGGTTGCTGTATAACGGATCAGTTAGTGCTCAGGTTCATCGTGCGAACATGGCTCGCACGGCTGATGAGGCGGACTTGGATGGCAAGGATGGCAATTCGAATCGAGCCAGGTGACCTTACAGATTTTTTCCGTCAATAATGTAACCACCGTATGATTGTCTTTGATCACACTCACATAGTTGGTTCCTACACTGCAAATTTTGCCTCTGATCGAGTGGCCGTTCCCATTACCGCTATGACCTGTTCCTGGAGCGACATCACCATCGCCGTTATCTCCGCCGCTGCCTTCGTTACATTGGCATTCATAATCGACTTCGATTTCGCAGCCTTTACCGCGAAGCAATTGAAAATTAAGATTGCCGGTAAGACCCCCAAGATGTAAACGATCATGACAGAACGGGATATGGTGGTATCTCGGGGAAAAGGCAGGGTAGTGTTTGCCGCAGCCGCAGTGACCGTGGTGGTGATGCTGCTTGTGGCAGCCGCAGTGACCGTGGTGGTGATGCTGCTTGTGGCAGCCGCAGTGATGGTTGTGGTCCATTTGTTTAAGTAATTCCTTGCATTGCTGGTATTTTTCCTTGTATTTTCTGTAC
This genomic window contains:
- a CDS encoding copper resistance protein CopC produces the protein MLYRAALCFMMMFSIFPKDTYSHASLVAADPSPDSEWISSPPEIHLTFSERIDQGLYYLKVFDDKGNEVAGNEASVSEDRMVLRLSLPTLANGVYTVSYRIISEDSHPVRGTYIIFVGIPRSNADHSVSNPSSTRGFSESIIYAANGIYLLSYLLLIGWIGWGTVFRPFTAVDELRKGYLLGTQVMQQIHLMSLILLMLLLSRDIISSLKGTEELKLPLGSLYGVTWMALLLLSITGFFTLLRSKVWDRIWVVLMVGVKSLSGHAITLGPPLVTVPLNAIHLLAAGVWVGGLLLIVMNWRRHQLYMRVFIALFSRTAMICIALLSVSGIVSAEMFLPKLRYVLETPWGLLIGIKLALILGVAVIGAVLNVSVRHSRFMNISTWLKCEIGLMVVIVMVVGVLVHQKPTPENKPLLWEDEWNQAHMSAQIVPNIPGIKNRFIVDIAVSDPDAEPKNIEMRLYPRSHPEIAPIRVPLSYEAHDDGVNIYSTEGAYVPFPGRWTVEIRIQDKEDNEQVYRRQIEVFAP